TAAGCAATACAGGTTACCTTTATTATTATAGCATggtgagaaagacaaaaacacagtAACTACTGGCCCAGAAAGACAATTAAAcccaagaagaaaaggagagaaaaatgaagcccTGTGTCCTGTAGATGTTAACTAATGTTccacaaaagaaagaactgaTGGTTTCGTTGGAAATAAGAGCATTAAACCCAGTTTTTAAAACTCATACATATTTCTATCTCATTGGCCCTAAATAAGATTGGCCACCTCCTTGCACatcttatttttatcattctcCAGAAACTCATAAGATACAAAAGATGACTCAGACCCAGTAAATACCAGGGtgagaagaaacacaaaatggGAAAGGAGGGGGTGCAGACACATaagtaaataattacaataaaatatcaccAATGCcacaagaaagataaatatagagCATATGAGGAAACTGTGATCTATATGGAGATTTCAGTTAAGCTTTATGAAGGAGGGGATGATCCCAGATAGTTTTAAAGGATGAGGAGAAGCTACGACTGAGAGACACTCCGGGTAGTAAGGACAGCATGTAGAGATTTTAAATAGTGGTAGACCATTAAAGGATCATCCAAGAAATGTCGATCAGTCTAGAGTGACTTTCCCATAGAATACAAACAGTAAGAGAGGCAGCTGGAAAGATATAGGTTCATGTCTATTGTGAAGGAGCGTCTAGGTCTAGAAAAACGTTGGAATTCTACAAGAGAGAATGACGTGATAAGATTAGAAGATGAATCAGGCAGCCTGTAGCAGAGGGGCTCGTTATGACACTTTTTACAAACAGCCATGTGAAAGATGATGAAGTTCAGAACTAAAACTGCAGCTCTAGAGATAGAAAACAGGCCTACATGTGCAGGAAGGTAATCTACAGAGAACTGGCAGGATGTGGCAGCATATGAGGGGTAAAtgagagggagaaatgaaaagtgaCTGGGAATAGCTTGAGACACTCAGTGGATAGGGATGTCAGTAACCAATATGTGGACTTCTAGAAGACAGTACACTTTGGTGCAAGCCATGACAATGAGCTCAGTTTTGAATAGCATGGGCAGAAGTAACCAGGGGACATCTAAATGGAGCCATAGTCTGTTCAACATAAAAGTCTGGAAATCAAAGGAGAGGCCAAGAAAAGAAGCCTCCTGTATATTTATGAGAATAAGTGAGAAAACCCACAGTTTAACCTATAGAAAGACTAGGTAGAACATATCTCTGATATCCCAAGGTAATAACcttgaaaacaatgtaaaattaGATTAATGGTTCTTGTCTAATAAGTCATGCTAGCTTCTGGTGATCACTGCTTTTAACTTAAGAGCtcattttcttgcttccttttgaaaaatcaaaattaaatttgccTATCTCTCCTCTGTTCACCATAACTTCTAGAAAACCAATATTCATTTCATGCCAAGTTCTCCCAGTATCCACACATAGAATTCATAGATAAAAAGGGACATGCAGAGGGTACCTGTGATGTTTTTCTACCCCAAACTCAATTTGAGGATctcaaaatgtgtattttacttcTCTAAAGACACAATTAAGAAAGTATATTTGTCAATagatatttatcaagcacctaccAAGTCAAAGTGggggttataaaaaaaaaagtagaaggtgTGGACCCTGCACACCAAAGAAAACCTTCCTCAAAACATCCAGTACATGGGGTTTATGTAAAACTAAATTTGGAACTTGGTAAAACAAGTACAGATGAGTACGTGAGGAAGTTGGGAGGTAAACACACTGCTAGAGAAATACAGGTGGAGATACGGGTGGATCTGGGTTTGGTTAGGAGTGATTCAGACCATCCTACAGAGAATGGCTCCTCCCTGGATGGACTTGCTATAAAAGGGCCACTATCCCAGACTTCAGCACCCAGCAAAGCTCCTTCAGGCTACATTCTACTTACTCTTCTGGTGAAGAACGTAAGTAAAAGGGAATAGATCTAACTTTGCCTGCTTGGTATTAAGCAAGGTGGAAATACGGGAGGTATGTGTGCTCTGAGGGAAATGTTCTGGATGTTTGAGGATCTTCATTTTTAGTGGAACTGTTACTAAAACCTTATTTtgatataaaaggaaaatgaagtatAAATGTGTTTCCTATGAAGCTACTCAATACTCTCTGTATTGCTGgagtttccatttattcattcattcaataaatatatacaaactgCCTTCTATTTGCCAAGTGCTGCACTTGGCTGATTATGCTGCAGTGACAATATAAACTCCCTACTCTAAGGAGCTTGCATTTAGTAGAAGGAGACATCCAGTAAACAATAAATGAACAAGAATTTCAAATAGTGCtaagaacaatgaagaaaataagagagtGGTATAATAAAGTGATGGGAGGAGAGAATTTTAGATTAGAAGGCCGGGGAAGATCTCTCTGGGGAATTCTCCTTTAAACTGAGATCTTAATGACAAAAGGAACCAGCCAAAGCAAAGGGCAAGATTCTAAATAGGAGTCAATttgtttcaaagaataaaaagaagctaGTATGCCTAGAgcatatttaacaaaaaaaacaatggtGTGTGGTGACATCAGAGAGCTAGATGGAGTAAACCATGTAAAGAGAGGCATAGTAGAATTTGTACATTACTTTAACTACATCAGAAGTAATTGGAGAGTATTCAGCATAAAGAATGAGATAATCTaatgcatgtttttaaaagatcattctgggggctgagttagttaagcgtctgacttcggctcaggtcatgatctcatagtctatgagtttgaaccccaaatcgggctctgtactgacagctcagagcctggagcctgcttcagattccgtgtctccctctctctctgcccttcccctgctcgctctcgctctatcgctctcttgctctctctctctctctctctctctctctctcaagtaaataaacattaaaaattttttaaaagagccaCATCAGTATGGATATATGAATATATCCAGTAGAGAAGGACGACAATTGCAAAAGCAAACTGTTTGAGTAGGCAAAGGGGTTCCAGTGCCAAAACAGAGGACAGGAGCACAGACTGTACACATACACAACATCACTGCTGGTTAAAGTCTATGGACACAGATGCACGAGGCTGGAAGATCAGAAATTGGCAAAGTGAGGAAAttcttttcattggcttccaaGCTCTCAGTGAATAAAACTCAAGGACTTCTTGTGAGATAAAGTACAAAAAGTCACTGTTGAGCTTTTGCCAGTAAGTACAAGAAAGACGGGGTACATGCTAGAAGCAATGACAGAGATTAACCAAATGTCTAACTAGAGTAAAGAGGGAAGTGAATacataaagcagaaataaacaatgaggCCACAGAATTATTGAAATCAGAGTACAAGAGGAGGTCAGAAAGTGCAATCCTTGAGATGCAGACTTTTCGGGACAGCACAATTACACATAAGTTCAACGTCTGGAATATCAACATAAATGACAGTgcctgaaaaaaatcttaatttctttttgtaaaaagcatacaactgtattttttaattcaatcttTACAAACTGTCTTTTAGCCAACCAGTCTGATCAACTCACATACATAATTCatgataaaattatatgtaatcctacttttatattttacactTTCTGTTTACTCTCCCTTATCTAtgcttcttattttcttctttcctggttTCCAATGCATTGATTgaagcttttgttttaatttttatttttcctctctatgGTTGAGAAGTTATAAACTGCATTATTTTAGTGGTTACTCATAAACTTATCAAAATACAGGTTTAACAATGtcaagaattaacacctatttcCTCTCATAAAATAATCCAAGGTCCATACATACTTTAGCTCGATTTCAGTCATGTCTTTCACATTATTGTTTCCTATATCATATTAGTTTCATCTGGTTTTATAACTTCTAAAGTAGTCATTACaatgcttttataaaataaatgcttatttagaTGTCATTACaatgcttttataaaataaatgcttacttAGATTTATTGACCTGCTTAGTAATTTCGTTGTTCACCAATTACATAAATTGAGCATGTCTTAAATGCTCTTCATTAAGTGGCAAAATGAAAGccagtcaacaacaacaaaaatgtataatattGAGAAGCTATTAAAGCCACCCTATccaattaaaaatactgtatacATCATGaaatgttgattttaaaaaaaggtggaaaTTCAATCTAATAATTGATAAgaccttagaaaaataaaagacagaggcAGTAGGGTGGCtatgtcagttaagcatccacttcagctcaggtcatgatctcacagttcccgggttcaagccccacatcaggctctgtgctgacagcgcagagtctggagcctgctttggattctgtatcactcacccctcccctgctcgcactctctctctctcaactaaataatcttttttttaaaaaagaagaagaagaagaagaaaagacatacaaaagtacatttttatttcttccttccaggTTCACCTTTACTACCAAAAGATGTCTACTCTCCTGGAAAACATCATTGCCATCATCGACCTATTCCATGAGTACTCAACAACAGACAAGGAGACTGACACACTGAGCAGGGAAGAACTGAAGGAGCTCCTGGAAAGAGAGTTTCGGCCAGTCCTGAAGGTAAGGGATATCAGCCAGGACCCAAGGGTGTCTCATGTTTGTTTTGCAGCAGCATTGTGACAATATCTGTTAAGTCTTTGTAAATTAttacttttggaaaagaaaagagacttcATCTTACTTCAAAACAAgtattattttcctctctttacaCATTTGATATACTATGTGCACACAAAAATGTGcacaacacacaaacacacattcatcttctatgaaagaaatataaatatttaatgacaaaAACTGAACACCAAAAATTAGTTCTTCATATTATGTTTCCTAATCTCAAGAATGCTAACAAGCTCCACTAAAAAGACAATGCACTGATGGATTTCATAACATatgtacattaaaaagaaaaaaaacaggaatatgACCCATCCATATTATTACTTTTCACAAactatttaacatatattaacatatattacttttcacaaactatttaacatatttttaggTACATAATCTACACTTTCCTGTAACTAATCATAAACTGAACATTAGCAAAGACACAAAACCACATATGGTCCCACATTTCCTTACCAAAAATCAGAATCATCAGTTGGTTGGATTATTCAACTGTCCATGTGAATCACTCTCATCTAATCTCCCTGTATCTTCCATATGTACAGAATCCAGATGACCCAGACACTACTGATGTCTTCATGCATATTCTTGATCTAGACCATGACAAGAAAATTGACTTCACTGAATACTTTCTAATGGTATTCAAGTTGGCTACAGCATACTATGAGTCGAACAGATATCAGAACTTCCAAGCAACagagcaaaaccaaaaccaccaTGCACACCATACAAAAGATGAAGACGATGATTTAGACGAAGACGaagtacaagaagaaaaagaagaaaaattgagaaaatccaCACGATCAGGAAAAACCcatgaaaaaaggaaggagacaagATCCAAAGGactaaaaggaaaagggaaaaatagacacAAGCAAGGACATGACAATTCTAGAAAGGCAGAATCCCTTGAGGGTCAGGCAGCCGATGGTGGACACTCGGAGCGAGGATCTCGTCACCATCAGTCATCCACTCAGGCACACGGCTCTAGACACTCACACCCTGAGCATGGACAATCCTCATCTGAATCCAGGCCAGTGAGAAACCGAGGGTCCAGTGTCAGTCAGGACAGCGACAGTGAAGGACACTCAGAAGATTTGGACAGACAGCATGGGTCTGGTTCAGGAAACCAACGTGGGTCTGCCCATGGCCATGCGAGAGAAGGCTCTAGACTCTCTCACTCTCATCAAAGGCAGGGAGACAATCATGGGCACTCTGATTCTGCCCATGGACAGTCAGACTCTGGTACCAGAAGACGACAAGGATCTAGTCACGGACACTCTGTAGACAGCTACACACAATCAGGGTCTCATCACGGAGAGACATCCTCTCGGGGACACACTGACTCCTCCCGTGGGCAGTCAAGATCTGGCACAAGAGGACGACAAGAATCCCAGCATGACCGGTCAGCAGGCACCTCCAGACGCTCAGCCACTGGACATGGACAATCGTCCTCTGGATACGGGGCAAGCAGACAGCGGGGATCCAGTGTGAGTCAGGCCAGCGACAGCGAAGGACATTCAGAAGGTGCAGGTAGAGAATCTTCAAACACCCTCGGAAGGTCTGGGTCCACTTTGAGGAAGGAACATGGGTCTAGCCATGGGCAGTCAGGAGACAGGTCTGAGCACTCAGGGACCCGTCAAGGGCAGACGGCCTCCCGTGGGCGGTCAGACTCTGCCCACCGAGAGTCAGGATCCACCACCAGGGAAAGGCAAGGGCGCCACCACCAGCAGTCAGGAGACAGATCCGGGCACTCAGGGACCCGTCAAGGGCAGACGGCCTCCCATGGGGGATCAGACTCTGCCCACCGAGAGTCAGGATCCACctccagggaaagggaagggcacCACCACCAGCAGTCAGGAGACAGATCCGGGCACTCAGGGTCCCGTCAAGGGCAGACGGCCTCCCGTGGGCACTCAGACTCTGCCCACCGAGAGTCAGGATCCACctccagggaaagggaagggcacCACCACCAGCAGTCAGGAGACAGATCCGGGCACTCAGGGTCCCGTCAAGGGCAGACGGCCTCCCGTGGGCACTCAGACTCTGCCCACCGAGAGTCAGGATCCACCACCAGGGAAACGCAAGGGCGCCACCTTCGGCAGTCAGACGACAGCTCCAGACATTCGGGTGCTGGACGTGGACAAAGCTCTTTTGGATCTGGTAACAGCAGACACCGGGGATCCAGAACCGGTCAGGCCAGTGACAGTGAAGGACAATCAGAAGACTCAGATACTCAGTCAGGGTCAGTCTTGGAACGGTCCAGGTCCAGTCAAAGGAGACAACATGACAATGTACGTGGCAGTTCTGAGCACTCAGGGGCATATTTCTACCAGATACCCTCCCAAGAACACTTGAATTCTGCCCATGGGCAGTCTCAATCCAGCACCAGAGGGAGACAAGGATCCCTCTCTGAGCAGGCACGTGACAGCTCTAGACAGGCAGGATCCCTTGAGGGTCAGGCAGCCGATGGTGGACACTCGGAGCGAGGATCTCGTCACCATCAGTCATCCACTCAGGCACACGGCTCTAGACACTCACACCCTGAGCATGGACAATCCTCATCTGAATCCAGGCCAGTGAGAAACCGAGGGTCCAGTGTCAGTCAGGACAGCGACAGTGAAGGACACTCAGAAGATTTGGACAGACAGCATGGGTCTGGTTCAGGAAACCAACGTGAGTCTGCCCATGGCCATGCGAGAGAAGGCTCTAGACTCTCTCACTCTCATCAAAGGCAGGGAGACAATCATGGGCACTCTGATTCTGCCCATGGACAGTCAGACTCTGGTACCAGAAGACGACAAGGATCTAGTCACGGACACTCTGTAGACAGCTACACACAATCAGGGTCTCATCACGGAGAGACATCCTCTCGGGGACACACTGACTCCTCCCGTGGGCAGTCAAGATCTGGCACAAGAGGACGACAAGAATCCCAGCATGACCGGTCAGCAGGCACCTCCAGACGCTCAGCCACTGGACATGGACAATCGTCCTCTGGATACGGGGCAAGCAGACAGCGGGGATCCAGTGTGAGTCAGGCCAGCGACAGCGAAGGACATTCAGAAGGTGCAGGTAGAGAATCTTCAAACACCCTCGGAAGGTCTGGGTCCACTTTGAGGAAGGAACATGGGTCTAGCCATGGGCAGTCAGGAGACAGGTCTGAGCACTCAGGGACCCGTCAAGGGCAGACGGCCTCCCGTGGGCGGTCAGACTCTGCCCACCGAGAGTCAGGATCCACCACCAGGGAAAGGCAAGGGCGCCACCACCAGCAGTCAGGAGACAGATCCGGGCACTCAGGGACCCGTCAAGGGCAGACGGCCTCCCATGGGGGATCAGACTCTGCCCACCGAGAGTCAGGATCCACctccagggaaagggaagggcacCACCACCAGCAGTCAGGAGACAGATCCGGGCACTCAGGGTCCCGTCAAGGGCAGACGGCCTCCCGTGGGCACTCAGACTCTGCCCACCGAGAGTCAGGATCCACctccagggaaagggaagggcacCACCACCAGCAGTCAGGAGACAGATCCGGGCACTCAGGGTCCCGTCAAGGGCAGACGGCCTCCCGTGGGCACTCAGACTCTGCCCACCGAGAGTCAGGATCCACctccagggaaagggaagggcacCACCACCAGCAGTCAGGAGACAGATCCGGGCACTCAGGGTCCCGTCAAGGGCAGACGGCCTCCCGTGGGCACTCAGACTCTGCCCACCGAGAGTCAGGATCCACCACCAGGGAAACGCAAGGGCGCCACCTTCGGCAGTCAGACGACAGCTCCAGACATTCGGGTGCTGGACGTGGACAAAGCTCTTCTGGATCTGGTAACAGCAGACACCGGGGATCCAGAACCGGTCAGGCCAGTGACAGTGAAGGACAATCAGAAGACTCAGATACTCAGTCAGGGTCAGTCTTGGAACGGTCCAGGTCCAGTCAAAGGAGACAACATGACAATGTACGTGGCAGTTCTGAGCACTCAGGGGCTTATTTCTACCAGATACCCTCCCAAGAACACTTGAATTCTGCCCATGGGCAGTCTCAATCCAGCACCAGAGGGAGACAAGGATCCCTCTCTGAGCAGGCACGTGACAGCTCTAGACAGGCAGGATCCCTTGAGGGTCAGGCAGCCGATGGTGGACACTCGGAGCGAGGATCTCGTCACCATCAGTCATCCACTCAGGCACACGGCTCTAGACACTCACACCCTGAGCATGGACAATCCTCATCTGAATCCAGGCCAGTGAGAAACCGAGGGTCCAGTGTCAGTCAGGACAGCGACAGTGAAGGACACTCAGAAGATTTGGACAGACAGCATGGGTCTGGTTCAGG
This Prionailurus viverrinus isolate Anna unplaced genomic scaffold, UM_Priviv_1.0 scaffold_50, whole genome shotgun sequence DNA region includes the following protein-coding sequences:
- the LOC125159442 gene encoding filaggrin-like, which produces MSTLLENIIAIIDLFHEYSTTDKETDTLSREELKELLEREFRPVLKNPDDPDTTDVFMHILDLDHDKKIDFTEYFLMVFKLATAYYESNRYQNFQATEQNQNHHAHHTKDEDDDLDEDEVQEEKEEKLRKSTRSGKTHEKRKETRSKGLKGKGKNRHKQGHDNSRKAESLEGQAADGGHSERGSRHHQSSTQAHGSRHSHPEHGQSSSESRPVRNRGSSVSQDSDSEGHSEDLDRQHGQDLAQEDDKNPSMTGQQAPPDAQPLDMDNRPLDTGQADSGDPV